One window of the Desulfatiglans sp. genome contains the following:
- a CDS encoding site-specific DNA-methyltransferase — MNLTDNEKRDIIKYVEAGKPLPDKYRFLLFDDKREVELVWNGKTNEVCNIVLPFQVIEQVDEPRAEKPEDTARQLSIFDSRGRQKAGWTNKLIWGDNKLILSSLKNGPLRDEIERNGGIKLIYIDPPFDVGADFSMDIEIGDETLHKEPGILEEIAYRDTWGKGADSFISMIYERLVLMRDLLAEDGSIYVHVDWRLNSVLRLVMQEIFGRENFLNQIVWCYQTRQFSKRYWNRKHDDIIVFSKIPDKHIFNWDAEGVLEQYSENTIKKYKLHDENGYYRLCGRGITGSPIKSAKDVEPKWEISNPELVVRDYLGKGFAPPDYWRIDIVNQVANERNDYPTQKPEALLERIIKASSNENAIVADFFCGSGTTAAVAEKLNRKWIVSDLGKFAIHTTRKRIIQVQRQLKGEGKDFRAFEVLNLGKYERQHYIGINENLREEEKQRQIEEKERKFTELILHAYKAQSVEGFPAFQGKKAGRLVAVGPINLPVTRLFVEEIILECRKNNVTRVDILAFEFEMGLFPNILDEARNKGIDIAPKYIPREVFDRRAVEKNQVVFHDVSYIEVKPHVQGKSVAVELIDFSVYYTQETIDSVAEGLKEGKNKITVDNGKIVKVIKDKNGVVTKEVLTKKWTDWIDYWSVDFDFESKRELIRVTDEETVKAEERWTGDFIFENEWQSFRTKKDRTLELKSVFHECAPGRYKIAVKVVDIFGNDTMKIVEVTVGGKK, encoded by the coding sequence ATGAATCTCACCGATAACGAGAAAAGGGATATAATTAAATATGTAGAAGCTGGTAAGCCTTTGCCGGACAAATACCGCTTTTTATTGTTTGATGACAAGCGAGAGGTGGAACTTGTATGGAACGGCAAGACCAATGAGGTCTGTAATATTGTTCTCCCATTTCAGGTGATTGAGCAGGTTGATGAACCACGGGCTGAAAAGCCTGAAGACACTGCACGCCAGCTTAGTATATTCGATTCACGTGGCCGCCAGAAGGCCGGATGGACAAACAAGCTTATCTGGGGCGATAACAAGCTGATCCTCTCATCCCTTAAGAATGGTCCGCTTCGTGATGAGATAGAGAGAAATGGCGGCATAAAGCTCATATACATTGACCCTCCCTTTGATGTGGGCGCTGATTTTTCCATGGATATCGAGATAGGAGACGAGACCCTTCATAAGGAGCCGGGGATACTGGAAGAAATAGCATATAGGGATACCTGGGGTAAGGGGGCAGATTCATTTATATCCATGATTTATGAACGGCTGGTTCTCATGCGGGATCTATTGGCTGAGGATGGGAGTATTTATGTGCATGTAGATTGGAGATTAAACTCAGTATTACGGTTGGTTATGCAAGAAATATTTGGTCGGGAGAATTTTTTAAATCAAATTGTTTGGTGTTATCAAACACGGCAATTTTCTAAAAGATACTGGAATCGCAAGCATGATGACATTATTGTATTTTCAAAAATTCCTGACAAACATATTTTTAATTGGGATGCAGAGGGTGTTCTTGAACAGTATTCAGAAAATACTATCAAAAAATATAAATTGCATGATGAAAATGGTTATTATAGATTGTGTGGCCGTGGAATAACAGGAAGTCCAATAAAATCAGCAAAAGATGTTGAGCCAAAATGGGAAATTTCCAATCCAGAATTAGTAGTAAGAGATTATTTGGGTAAAGGATTTGCTCCGCCAGATTATTGGAGAATTGATATCGTAAATCAAGTCGCTAATGAAAGAAACGATTACCCAACTCAAAAACCTGAGGCTTTACTCGAACGCATAATAAAAGCCAGTTCCAATGAAAACGCTATTGTCGCAGATTTCTTTTGTGGTTCTGGAACTACAGCAGCCGTTGCTGAAAAGCTCAACCGCAAATGGATAGTGTCCGACCTGGGCAAATTCGCCATTCACACAACTAGAAAGAGAATTATTCAAGTCCAGAGACAACTCAAGGGAGAGGGGAAAGATTTTAGGGCTTTCGAGGTGCTGAATCTTGGCAAATATGAACGCCAGCATTATATCGGGATCAATGAGAATTTGAGGGAAGAGGAAAAGCAGCGGCAGATTGAAGAGAAAGAGCGAAAATTTACAGAACTTATTCTTCATGCATACAAAGCCCAATCTGTTGAAGGATTCCCTGCATTTCAGGGTAAAAAGGCCGGACGCTTAGTTGCTGTGGGGCCTATCAACCTCCCGGTAACACGCCTTTTTGTGGAAGAGATCATACTTGAGTGTCGTAAAAACAATGTCACCCGTGTGGATATACTTGCCTTTGAATTTGAGATGGGGCTTTTCCCGAATATCCTTGATGAAGCAAGAAACAAGGGCATAGATATCGCACCAAAATACATACCCCGTGAGGTCTTTGACCGCAGGGCAGTTGAAAAGAATCAGGTGGTGTTTCATGATGTAAGCTATATAGAGGTTAAACCCCATGTACAGGGGAAAAGTGTTGCTGTTGAACTCATTGATTTCTCTGTCTACTATACCCAGGAAACCATAGACAGCGTGGCCGAAGGCTTAAAAGAAGGAAAGAACAAGATCACAGTTGATAATGGCAAGATAGTAAAGGTTATAAAAGACAAGAATGGGGTTGTTACAAAGGAGGTCCTCACAAAAAAATGGACTGACTGGATAGATTACTGGTCAGTCGATTTTGACTTTGAAAGCAAAAGAGAGCTCATCCGGGTTACTGATGAGGAAACAGTTAAAGCAGAAGAGCGCTGGACAGGGGATTTTATCTTTGAAAACGAATGGCAATCTTTCCGAACCAAAAAAGACCGCACCCTTGAATTGAAAAGTGTGTTTCATGAATGTGCCCCTGGACGTTATAAAATAGCAGTAAAGGTAGTTGATATCTTTGGAAATGACACGATGAAGATTGTGGAAGTAACAGTGGGAGGTAAAAAGTAA
- a CDS encoding DUF3800 domain-containing protein yields the protein MFTDESQITASRFQSLSAFSLHKSKCEEATEEIKEILKDSEIAEFKWKKVKDAKYNFCAEKIINFLFNNLYKYKIRIDTIIWDTHDARHKIQGRDDMANYERMFYHLLNCSMKKRPKAAKWVIQPDQRSGINWNTVHDCLSAKGRQQDFHNTLFGCFFTDPHFTVLSFEEGCSKAQPLIQVADLFSGMAVFSKDSYTKYVKWKRKQNPNLSLFAEENISLSNRESYRFKLLDLFNNKCKAEKIGVSLDRKQCLYTYDPKNPVNFWHYVPQHENDRAPVRGGNNR from the coding sequence GTGTTTACAGATGAAAGTCAGATTACTGCATCACGTTTTCAGAGCCTTTCAGCTTTTTCCCTTCATAAATCAAAATGTGAAGAAGCAACTGAGGAGATAAAAGAGATATTAAAAGATTCTGAGATAGCGGAATTTAAATGGAAAAAGGTAAAAGATGCAAAATATAATTTTTGCGCTGAAAAAATCATAAATTTCCTTTTTAACAATCTGTACAAGTATAAAATAAGAATTGACACCATTATCTGGGATACCCATGATGCAAGGCATAAAATACAAGGCCGTGATGATATGGCAAATTATGAAAGAATGTTCTATCACCTGTTGAACTGTTCAATGAAAAAAAGGCCAAAAGCTGCAAAATGGGTTATCCAACCAGATCAGCGTTCTGGAATTAATTGGAATACTGTTCATGATTGCTTATCTGCAAAAGGTCGACAACAGGATTTTCATAATACATTGTTTGGATGTTTTTTTACCGATCCTCACTTCACAGTTTTATCCTTTGAAGAAGGATGTTCAAAAGCCCAACCATTGATACAGGTAGCTGATCTTTTCTCAGGGATGGCAGTTTTTTCAAAAGACTCATATACAAAATATGTAAAATGGAAACGGAAACAAAATCCAAATCTCTCACTATTTGCAGAAGAAAATATCTCGCTTAGTAATCGAGAAAGTTATAGGTTTAAACTTCTTGATCTGTTTAATAATAAATGTAAAGCAGAAAAAATTGGTGTTTCTCTCGATAGGAAACAGTGTTTATATACGTATGATCCTAAAAATCCTGTAAATTTCTGGCATTATGTGCCGCAGCATGAGAATGACAGGGCACCTGTAAGAGGAGGAAATAACAGATGA